One region of Salinirubrum litoreum genomic DNA includes:
- a CDS encoding UPF0175 family protein has protein sequence MARITGSYPDDLDLLIEGAVEAGVFGGKSDALREFVREYFEDHKNERIAAAVALYERERVTLGDAARLASVDRWTMRDILREHGVTIRVGLVDEADAAYETEAASELEFSDEDSADDEPPAK, from the coding sequence ATGGCTCGGATCACTGGCTCGTACCCGGACGACCTCGACCTCCTCATCGAGGGTGCTGTCGAGGCTGGTGTGTTCGGGGGCAAGAGCGATGCCTTGCGAGAGTTCGTGCGTGAATACTTCGAGGACCACAAAAACGAGCGCATTGCAGCTGCCGTTGCTCTGTACGAACGGGAACGGGTCACACTCGGTGATGCTGCGAGACTCGCTAGTGTCGATCGCTGGACCATGCGTGATATTCTCCGTGAGCACGGCGTCACGATCCGCGTCGGACTCGTCGACGAAGCGGACGCAGCCTACGAAACGGAGGCAGCGAGTGAACTCGAATTCAGTGATGAGGACTCGGCCGACGATGAGCCACCTGCGAAATGA
- a CDS encoding twitching motility protein PilT: MTGDDVPGNPSVLNTTVLSNFAYIDQLWVVRGLAGICSVPAVHEELQNGVDAHPYLHAALDILDDEIPVVTISDTVANREAVARRHLDAGEAQAFAFADAHDGRLLTDDGDARSFAKEQGVTVVGSVGVLLAAIDAGKIDESTADEWLSRWIDEIGFYVPYRTISEYR; encoded by the coding sequence ATGACAGGTGACGATGTTCCAGGGAACCCGAGCGTCCTGAACACCACTGTCCTCTCGAATTTTGCATATATCGACCAGCTCTGGGTGGTCAGAGGACTCGCTGGAATCTGCTCGGTTCCAGCCGTTCACGAGGAACTGCAAAACGGCGTTGATGCTCATCCGTATCTGCACGCAGCACTCGATATACTCGACGACGAAATTCCAGTCGTGACGATTTCAGACACCGTCGCAAACAGAGAGGCGGTTGCCAGGCGCCATCTCGACGCCGGTGAGGCACAGGCGTTCGCGTTTGCAGACGCACACGACGGTCGACTGCTGACCGACGATGGAGATGCTCGCTCGTTTGCGAAAGAACAGGGTGTGACCGTCGTCGGGTCGGTCGGCGTCCTGTTGGCCGCGATCGATGCTGGAAAGATCGATGAATCAACCGCAGACGAGTGGCTGTCACGATGGATCGATGAGATTGGTTTCTACGTGCCGTATCGAACGATCTCGGAGTATCGATGA
- a CDS encoding AAA family ATPase, with protein MRSLSLVHVRDREAFERTVTTPVEITEDAPGDLNRGDKLRLWAIHHDDSERNRTEYEALAPGDGVVFHDGENVFAAGEVGRLFDVEQAGAELGDWLWDDPHRTLAFTVEEFVEGLTVSLDAVWEAFGYGPEHSTSTALTRASASALDTLEQEYDTLEAFYGWLVDAPEHSRKLAAEIEPSSTSSAPYYWVNQSNNPEEIEEGYLQAPLDSFPNYDLRKLEPGDLVFNYRNGEIIGVSAVEGHAYVVDTDAEEQKHRVDIDLDRFADPIRFADVFEYLTREDVRLDKYYPVNPAGINQQYLFNLSEKAGDYLLERGRHESVQVDRLEDRLSLPRVEIDLPSELHFPDGESARLQRQINAALNAGKHIILTGPPGTGKSRLARAVATQAAETAAVDDYTFTTATAEWTTFDTVGGYVPSREDTGLEFDPRLVLQCFRDDEELVRNEWLVIDELNRADIDKALGPLFSVLSQDSVELPFERDERIRIDWVENRDQDTFESIARSPDRFPVTPAWRLIGTMNTFDKTSLYDLSYAFMRRFSFIHVGVPGLTTDTGAVDYSLLDPSGQTNYATKWARATPELQDTIVEYHRELSLIWAIINDYRTIGPAIVRDMLGYLDAAEGGDDTTPLTTAIITLVFPQLEGMRQSEQRALIEDLTTGSLRGEAKTGEDDPSESVELRIDAPYLRAKARDFFELDIEE; from the coding sequence ATGAGGAGCCTGTCGCTAGTTCACGTCAGGGACCGCGAGGCGTTTGAGCGGACCGTCACGACACCTGTAGAGATCACGGAAGACGCGCCTGGGGATCTAAACAGAGGCGACAAGCTGCGTCTCTGGGCTATTCACCACGACGACAGCGAGCGAAACAGAACAGAGTACGAGGCACTCGCGCCGGGAGACGGGGTAGTATTCCACGACGGTGAGAACGTATTCGCTGCCGGTGAGGTCGGGCGGCTGTTCGATGTCGAGCAAGCGGGTGCCGAACTCGGCGACTGGCTCTGGGATGACCCGCACCGAACACTGGCGTTCACAGTCGAGGAGTTTGTGGAGGGCCTCACTGTCTCGCTCGATGCTGTTTGGGAGGCATTCGGGTACGGCCCGGAACACAGTACGAGTACAGCACTCACTCGGGCTTCCGCATCTGCGCTCGATACGCTCGAACAGGAGTACGACACGTTGGAGGCGTTCTATGGCTGGCTCGTTGACGCACCAGAACATAGCCGCAAACTAGCCGCAGAGATCGAGCCGTCATCAACATCTTCGGCGCCGTATTACTGGGTAAATCAGAGCAATAACCCCGAGGAGATCGAGGAGGGATATCTACAGGCACCGCTTGACTCCTTCCCGAACTACGACCTCCGGAAACTCGAGCCGGGAGATCTCGTATTCAACTACCGAAATGGTGAGATAATCGGTGTTTCAGCGGTTGAGGGGCACGCCTACGTCGTAGACACAGACGCAGAAGAACAAAAGCACCGAGTGGACATCGATTTGGACCGATTTGCTGACCCAATTCGATTTGCCGATGTCTTCGAGTATCTGACTCGGGAAGACGTCCGGCTCGATAAGTACTATCCGGTTAACCCTGCAGGGATCAATCAGCAGTACCTGTTCAACCTAAGCGAGAAAGCAGGCGACTACCTACTCGAACGTGGACGTCACGAGAGCGTTCAAGTAGACCGACTCGAAGACCGCCTTTCCCTTCCGAGAGTCGAGATCGACCTCCCCTCTGAACTTCACTTTCCGGATGGTGAATCAGCACGACTCCAGCGCCAGATCAACGCCGCACTCAACGCTGGAAAACACATCATCTTGACCGGGCCGCCGGGCACCGGGAAGAGCCGACTCGCACGGGCAGTCGCAACCCAAGCTGCTGAAACAGCCGCAGTCGATGACTACACCTTCACCACTGCAACAGCGGAGTGGACGACGTTCGATACGGTCGGCGGCTACGTCCCGAGTCGAGAAGACACAGGATTAGAGTTCGATCCCCGACTCGTCCTGCAGTGTTTCCGTGACGACGAGGAGCTCGTCAGAAACGAGTGGCTCGTCATCGACGAACTGAATCGCGCTGATATCGACAAGGCGCTCGGCCCGCTGTTCTCCGTGCTGTCGCAGGACTCGGTCGAGCTCCCCTTTGAGCGGGACGAGCGCATCCGAATCGACTGGGTCGAAAATCGAGACCAAGATACCTTCGAGTCGATCGCACGAAGCCCGGATCGCTTCCCCGTGACGCCCGCGTGGCGGCTGATCGGGACGATGAATACGTTCGACAAGACATCGCTGTATGATCTCTCGTATGCGTTCATGCGCCGGTTCAGTTTCATCCATGTCGGCGTTCCCGGACTCACCACAGACACGGGGGCGGTCGACTACTCACTGCTCGACCCGAGCGGACAGACGAACTACGCCACTAAGTGGGCGAGAGCGACCCCAGAACTGCAGGACACCATCGTGGAGTATCACCGAGAGCTGAGCCTCATCTGGGCGATCATCAACGACTATCGGACAATCGGCCCGGCCATCGTCCGGGATATGCTGGGGTATCTGGACGCCGCAGAGGGCGGTGACGATACGACGCCACTCACCACCGCGATCATCACCCTCGTCTTCCCGCAGTTGGAGGGAATGCGTCAGTCCGAACAGCGGGCGCTCATCGAGGACCTCACCACCGGAAGCCTTCGCGGGGAGGCCAAGACTGGAGAAGACGACCCATCGGAATCGGTCGAGCTCCGGATCGATGCTCCATATCTCCGTGCGAAGGCACGCGACTTCTTCGAGTTGGACATCGAGGAGTGA
- a CDS encoding McrC family protein, whose amino-acid sequence MVKTPPEELASYVTDELVTYLGSGRLNEFALTAAIDFSGLDIEGLDQLKQLHFVLSDDVVEFIHKLPERLRRVKSVSKQTSQLERGAVRGKIDWQETIQTRAKTGFDDRTVFVVDRPEVEYDIPENRVLKKLLAVIAEPLARDIEGTTQGWRAAWDDTDIVRLQRTLANNVYLDALPDPAEISLSGRDLETARRSRHRLYADSARLYRLYDDLLNDRLDRPAVQKLLQETLVVPTEPHRLFELCCVFGTIRRLQRAYGELTLQRVEPGMDELARLESDKHRIDVYYDQTGPLQFTESLPSVAELQDRGADEQFIRLARAGETHQEAMETFLGQSSERLLYSGRPDVLVLRYERDQKADGVLTDCVIGEAKYTESEATFSVGVRELLEYVTFARDESGYLEDSTVEITGVIYTDGVETTTDRGSGLRHLSTDAIFQEQ is encoded by the coding sequence ATGGTGAAGACACCACCCGAAGAGCTGGCCTCGTACGTGACCGATGAGCTAGTGACGTATCTCGGGAGCGGTCGTCTCAATGAATTCGCACTCACAGCAGCAATCGACTTTTCTGGGTTGGATATCGAAGGACTGGATCAGCTCAAACAGTTGCATTTCGTGCTGAGTGATGACGTCGTCGAGTTCATACACAAGCTCCCTGAGCGGCTCCGTCGAGTCAAGTCAGTGAGCAAGCAGACGAGTCAACTCGAACGCGGGGCAGTTCGCGGAAAGATCGATTGGCAGGAAACGATCCAGACCCGTGCGAAGACTGGATTCGATGACCGGACCGTGTTCGTCGTCGACCGGCCAGAAGTCGAGTATGACATCCCGGAGAATCGTGTCTTGAAGAAGTTGCTTGCGGTAATTGCCGAACCACTCGCACGGGATATCGAAGGGACGACGCAGGGATGGCGAGCAGCGTGGGATGATACCGATATTGTGCGTCTCCAGCGAACGCTGGCGAACAACGTTTATCTTGACGCCCTGCCGGACCCAGCCGAAATTTCGCTTTCCGGACGAGATCTTGAAACAGCGAGACGATCCAGACACCGTCTCTACGCTGATTCGGCGCGACTCTACCGGCTGTACGACGACTTATTGAACGACCGGCTAGACCGTCCAGCAGTACAGAAACTTCTCCAAGAGACGCTTGTCGTGCCCACAGAACCGCATCGACTTTTCGAGTTGTGCTGTGTGTTCGGGACGATACGTCGACTGCAACGAGCGTACGGCGAGCTGACTCTCCAGCGAGTCGAACCCGGGATGGATGAACTCGCTCGCTTGGAGAGTGACAAACACCGGATCGACGTCTACTACGACCAGACCGGTCCACTCCAGTTCACAGAGTCACTGCCATCGGTTGCAGAACTGCAGGACCGGGGCGCGGATGAACAGTTCATTCGACTGGCACGCGCAGGTGAAACACACCAGGAGGCAATGGAAACCTTCCTCGGTCAATCCAGTGAGAGATTGCTATACAGCGGACGGCCTGACGTTCTCGTGTTACGGTACGAGAGGGATCAAAAAGCGGATGGGGTGTTAACTGACTGCGTGATTGGCGAGGCGAAGTACACCGAATCAGAGGCGACGTTTTCTGTGGGAGTGCGAGAGCTACTGGAGTATGTGACCTTCGCACGTGATGAGAGTGGGTATTTGGAGGACTCCACTGTAGAGATAACAGGCGTGATTTACACGGACGGCGTCGAGACAACAACTGACCGTGGGTCAGGGCTTCGCCATCTCTCCACTGATGCGATTTTCCAGGAACAGTAA